tcaaaggctcgaggaacatgtctatatcaatgcctggttgtttagggccagaaataagagtagtgaggagaaggtactttctcttctgacacaaccacgttgggatattgtacatggtcaagatcactggccaagtgttgtggtcactcatcctctcattgaagggattcattccatcggtgctcaagccaatccgtacattccttgggtcatcgctgaattctttgtgcttctcatcgatcctttgccactagctacaatcagccgggtgtgcaatcttatcatcatccaccttgcactcatcatcccaccatgtcatgagtgcggcttctttagggtttaggaagatacgtctcaagcggtgggtcactggtaggtaccaaattaccaaggcaggaattcttctctgctttgcatcgttgcctaatggagtgtcctctgggggctgagattcttgtaccaccttttttcatacccttcttattcctctttttccccgtggaggttTTGTCCCCACTGTAAAGGTCATTGctcttgtatcggctggccccacaccgaggacatttatccagtgacttgaacgttttgccacaAAAAAAGATACAATGGTTGGAgaatgcatggattttttcaaccctcattatcaatggacttatgaccttcttcgcttggtatgtgttggcgggaactgagtttgattgtggtagcacccatgataggagacgcaatagatcattgaaactacagtctgaccagccgtacttagccttcaggatgagtagctcaagcacaaaacatagcaatgttcaatgtgtcggacagcccttttcaacaccatacacagtcttcttcgatgcttttgtaactctttctaaattttctagacctttcgggctctttagtaaaatctctggtccaaggaccCGAATTatttcctccaaatcatcaaaatcatcttcatcaccaacacGTGCTCCCCCATCATTATTGTcaccaccttcgtcattaccatcccaaccaccagcatcaccaccttgttcattgccaaactcaggatCCATTTGTACATCAAGCTCTTCTGAGTATTGGGACAGGTATTCTAGGGTTTCAacgtcgtcgtcttcatcatcgtcatcattatCAACAACCGTTGTTTCACCATGATGGATCCACACTGTgcagtcctcaacaaatcctcgcacaatcaaatgttctctgatgatactcacatctgtccatgccataaggttcttgcaatctttgcagggacaaataattgtatccttattctctgtcaacgtcgctgcatgcttctctgcggcttcaataaatttgtccACCTTTTCACGGAAACCttccttgaaccttaacgaaccatacatcccaGACTTCCTGTATTCCATCTTTTAAAACACAACAATCAAAGAAAATACATTAAAAGACTACTAATTCAGATATATAtgtaaatgaatcaaattaataattaattacttgataataattctatatacttcagatatatataaatataaatataaaataaattacatgaagcatatcaaACGCACACCATGGTAAAgggtaattaattaatggcctatttatcaataaataattaaaaatatatatttattaattaaaataaataatttcaaagacaacatttacaacaattaatattttacccactaccttcatgcaaaccctattccaatttcatgaaacataaatttacaaaattaaaataaaaaacaaaccctagatctagatctaaatctacatgtacatgaaatagggtgtaatctcaactaaaatcaagcaagatcgactaataaatggtgtaatctcatttatctaactaatttacactaatagcttcaaaactagagtctaatttgcttcatataaAGCTCAAGCactatagaagagagagaaaagcaaaactctaattacgatcactaaccaaccattaaaactttaaataaagacttggaatagcattttcttacctagTACAACCTCTTCATCAAagtatttgagatcaaaacctcccccttagtagagcaattttttggAGGAGCTCAAGGGCTCCCAACCTTTTTTGCTCGGGTTGGAGACAGTGACCCGAGGTGGAAGAAGATGGCTACTATATATACATcaggcatttgtaggggtggctggtgatttaGCCTTCCCTACCAATtgacacagcaggggcggctggtaatagccgcctctacatactagccgcctctacaaatcgacgtatttgtaggggcggctcgtattaccagctgtccttactgtgccatttgtaggagcggctgttGTACTGGAGCCCGAGCATATCACTGTAGAGGCTGCTCCAATGCCAGCCACCCCTAAAAAAAGCCCTATTGCTACACACTGTTTTTGACGTAGTGTCGGTAGCTAACAAAGAAAAaaagaggagggggggggggggggggagaaaagGAACAAGGGGGACATGCATGTATTGCGAAGTTGCAATGACTAAAGTAATGAACTCTTCCACTAATGACTTTGGGAGGTGCGCACATGAGATGGGTAGGACACTGACGGACTATGCATGCTTGTTGCCCGCAGGATTTTCCAGGACTGGGAGGCCAATGTACAATATTTCGTGGAATTTTGGATAATACTATTCAGTACCGGGGACTTCCTTATCGCTCGTATTCCTGCACTACTAGTAGTACTAATAGTATTGCTATGGCCATTGACGGTCCTGTTTTTGTGCGTCTGGCTGTTCTACGTGCTCGGGCCATTGGCCTGTGCAGGGATCTCGTCATGGCGCATAGCGAAGCTGAATCACGGTTATCACATGGATGGGACTGACAGCATGGCAGACATGATGGCAACACTGAACATATTCTATTCACTTATTATTTTCCAAGGCGCCATGTTCTTGGTATTGGTGCTACCTATGTACATCTACGAGGCAAATGTGGTCAGATGCCTCCAATCACTGGAGCAACTGTCAGAGAAGTGGGGCGAGGATGCCATCGGCAGGTACATTTCTGATATCAGCGCGAAATGCAGGAAGGATCCTCTATCCATCAAGGGCATGGACTTGATCAAGTACGGCGCTGTGTTGCTGGATTCTGAATCCCAGGAGGACTACCTGTATGGTGCAAGGCTACTCAGTGCCTTCGTTAACAAGGGGGAAGATGTGAGCCGGGTGCTGCTTCCCTCGAGACACAGGATTCAGAGACTGATAGATTCACTTATgataagcagcagcagcagccgccgccgccgctgccgcctagATGAAGCCTGTGTTCAATTCTGCCGCGGTAGATGCTATGCAGTGACCGGCAGCCTAGAAGATAAAAAGGAGATTAGAGAGCTCGCGGCGACGATCGTGGCCGATGTTGCTGCCCACATAGATGATCTATCCAATTACCCTGGGGCCATGCGGTGCATATCCTCCCTGTTCCAAGACCCTGTCCCTGATGACCCGCCCCTGCATCAGCAAGACGAAGACATAGGACCAGACTGGCTGGAGCGCAGGAAACTGATGATGGACCAGCAGAGAATGGCGATAAGAGAACACCGTCATCGGAACAAGAGGGAAGGAGGTAGAAGCAACCAGCTGGTTCAGCAAGGCTTGACCATCCTCGAGAGGCTGGCGTCCAACAACGACGACAACCGCAGGATCATATGCAGCACACCCGGCCTCCTTCCCAAGATCACGGCACCCGTCTACTCAGCGACCTTAATTGAAGCTGTCAAAAATAAGGCATGGGCTGACATTGTAACCAGATGCCTCAAGGTGCTGTACCAGCTCATCCGCGCTCCAGACGGCAGCCATGAAATCTTCTCAAATAATGTTCAGGCACTGAGCAACCTAAAGAGCATTCTTGAACTGGGCAACAATGAAGCTCATCACCAAGAACTGAAGCTGGTAGCCATGGAGATCCTCACAGAACTGGCACTGGATTTGTCTATCAACCTCACCGAGGAAATAAAAGAGGTGCTCGTCACAAAGCAGCTGCAGCTCTTCTTCCTTGCTAATGGAGATGGTGCCGCCATGGCTGGGAGGACACTGGTATCCCTGTCAGCTAACAGGAAAAGTAACTCTGCCCTCATCATGACCACACAAGACGGCATTATTGGTTGTCTCACTGGAATACTTGATGGATACAACATCACACGGAGAACAATAGCAGCAGAGATAATGGCGAACCTGTATGCTCACTGTAATGTGGACAGTACTATGAAGGAAATACTGCCAAAGGTGAGTGTGCAAGTATATTATAGATTTTTAGTGTGCAAATATATTAATCTAATCAAAATACATCAGTAGCACAACACTTTCGTTTTAATTTTTCTGAAAATAATAAGTATACTTTGAAGCATGTTAAGTTGTTAACATAaaagtttttttctcttctcaTTTAATTACAAGCACCATGTGCGCATTGATTTGAATTCCATTCCCATTCATTTTACAGGAGACTTCGtttcaagaaaaaaaatactgttctgggcTTGGCACCCAGAAAATGCTAATGCACTAAGAAGCCATTACAAAAGAAAAACAGCGAGAACTAATAAGTAATTTTGTCATTGCAGGTCCTCGGAAAAATAATGTCAATTAAAACAAAATCGCAAGAAAGAAAAATTTCATTGGGCGAGAACAATCCTGCTGCATTAGGAGACGAGGAGAACCAGGGAAATTCTGTATCCACAAATAATGAAGAAAGGCAAAGCATTTCTACAGACGGCGACCACACAGAAACAGAGGAAATTTCTGATcaagaaagagaggaggaagaagcgtTTTTGTCCCTTGCACAGGTCATATGTGATAAGCTGGACAGCGCAGATTTGGATGGTGCAATTCAGATTGCCGTTCAGAATGAGAACAATGCAGGAAGTGAGGAGCAACGACGTGAAGCATTTGTGGAAAAGCTCAAGACCGTAATAGACGACAACCGTCATGCAACAGCAGATTGTCTGAGAATTGTGAAGCTTTGCGGTCAGATTGCTAAATCAGTGATGCTGTGCGAACAGTATGTGGAAATCTTCAGAAACAAGGGATTTAAGAGTTCACTTTCGGAAGCTTCGAAAACCATGTCTGAACTTGAAAGCTGCATGCTCTTCACTGGGACTGATTTCGGGCTCAGGAAGACCGTCAAGCCCCTCTTTTCTAAAATTGAGTAGACTTGGTCAGAGATGTAGCCAGCAACTTGTGACCGGTAAACCCTTTGCACTATTCCTTGCTCCGTCACAGGACACTAGTGTATCTCTAGTTGTCACATGTATCAATGTATGTATGTGCTTTGCTTTGTTTCATTTCTCGCTATTTTTTATGGAACATATATATTGGAGTGTTGTTTTCACACTAATTGTATCTGTTCTCTGAACAATTGTGCTACCGTTTTCCTGTATGTGCCTGGAATAATTACTTTGGTATTAAAAGTTCACGTgtcagccatggtacagtgttttctctcacgacaaatcagcaaacagtattttcagcatggcttttcagcgaagcgaacaataTTGATGTGCATGCTGGTTCCCAAACCTGTGGGTGTGGTGGCAATCCTGGAACCATACCTCGCAACGCTTCAAACTCTTCTGATTAACAAGCTTTTTTTATCTTTATTTTTAAACATTTGTTGAGCTATATATTTTTCATTTTTCCACTATGTTTgacacaaaataaataaataaataaattgcaaCTATGAATATTTTCTAAGTCAACTTTAAATACTTAAGTGCATGAGATGGTTGGCCTGACTTACTCTAATAATGGCATGCATGAGTAGAGAAATACGGTATATGTGTATTTTTATTAGCTTTTACCTAACGGGCTGTGGAGGATAGTTGTTTAATAATGGCATGTGTAGATAATAGAGAAACATGTATCAGAGTATTTCTAGTTCTTTTTCCGCTTCCTTTTCAATACGGTAATGCTACCATTAAGATGTCCCGAAGGCCGGACGCCTCGCTCCACTCACTGCCGCATGCACTGCTTGcctaaaaaaataaaatcaacTCCCGCACGCATCGCTCCGCTCCCGCCCTTACCCCTTCCGTGCTCCTCATCCCCTGCCGCAACGCAACAACGCCCGGCGTCCTTCCCCATCGGGAACCCCCAACGCCCGCAGATCCGGTGGCCCTCTCCCATACCCCTGGCGAGATCCATGGAGTGGGAGCGAGATCCACTCACCTccggcgagatccatggaggtgaCGCGACCGTGTTGCAAAGGAGTGGGTAGCTCTCCTCCAC
This DNA window, taken from Miscanthus floridulus cultivar M001 chromosome 13, ASM1932011v1, whole genome shotgun sequence, encodes the following:
- the LOC136501518 gene encoding uncharacterized protein, whose protein sequence is MTADSVVEGEGSNGGASGEQERRPSVTTRGVFRAAFSRAMARQAEARARRSPYFLAGAANAHTRAYDYALTYAHVRAYVSLLAMKGSGLVALLLATVVLGGYVQSLKKEDFFCIMAIAVIQTAGIFQDWEANVQYFVEFWIILFSTGDFLIARIPALLVVLIVLLWPLTVLFLCVWLFYVLGPLACAGISSWRIAKLNHGYHMDGTDSMADMMATLNIFYSLIIFQGAMFLVLVLPMYIYEANVVRCLQSLEQLSEKWGEDAIGRYISDISAKCRKDPLSIKGMDLIKYGAVLLDSESQEDYLYGARLLSAFVNKGEDVSRVLLPSRHRIQRLIDSLMISSSSSRRRRCRLDEACVQFCRGRCYAVTGSLEDKKEIRELAATIVADVAAHIDDLSNYPGAMRCISSLFQDPVPDDPPLHQQDEDIGPDWLERRKLMMDQQRMAIREHRHRNKREGGRSNQLVQQGLTILERLASNNDDNRRIICSTPGLLPKITAPVYSATLIEAVKNKAWADIVTRCLKVLYQLIRAPDGSHEIFSNNVQALSNLKSILELGNNEAHHQELKLVAMEILTELALDLSINLTEEIKEVLVTKQLQLFFLANGDGAAMAGRTLVSLSANRKSNSALIMTTQDGIIGCLTGILDGYNITRRTIAAEIMANLYAHCNVDSTMKEILPKVLGKIMSIKTKSQERKISLGENNPAALGDEENQGNSVSTNNEERQSISTDGDHTETEEISDQEREEEEAFLSLAQVICDKLDSADLDGAIQIAVQNENNAGSEEQRREAFVEKLKTVIDDNRHATADCLRIVKLCGQIAKSVMLCEQYVEIFRNKGFKSSLSEASKTMSELESCMLFTGTDFGLRKTVKPLFSKIE